A single region of the Nilaparvata lugens isolate BPH unplaced genomic scaffold, ASM1435652v1 scaffold1999, whole genome shotgun sequence genome encodes:
- the LOC120355475 gene encoding uncharacterized protein LOC120355475, whose protein sequence is MDHVKLQQYPCPEAVLELGPICPVTCDLLTTCMAHPEQVSAEGRRFAAKFVFQRAMETVLNVDAAVEVATTVMAKEENDPVFTTRLTSCLDLTYIERENLIPMKHINVTHFIKRLYTVLKNRKVSVRIFNTELPTYFLNCMLTWCHSCFEKPNLYSVSAMDAFHGIINRNTALVMRKKFPRRTTRLRGCIAKAVSRGPLQKGVRLLMWEILQFFPRDD, encoded by the coding sequence ATGGACCACGTGAAGTTGCAGCAGTACCCCTGTCCGGAGGCAGTGCTCGAACTGGGCCCCATTTGCCCAGTCACCTGCGATCTCCTCACGACCTGCATGGCTCACCCCGAACAGGTATCGGCCGAGGGCCGCCGCTTCGCCGCTAAGTTCGTCTTCCAAAGAGCCATGGAGACTGTTCTCAACGTTGATGCGGCAGTCGAGGTGGCCACCACAGTCATGGCAAAAGAGGAGAACGACCCAGTCTTCACAACGAGACTGACCAGTTGCTTGGATCTTACCTACATCGAACGCGAGAACCTCATACCTATGAAACACATCAACGTCACTCATTTCATCAAGCGACTCTACACTGTTCTCAAAAATCGAAAAGTATCCGTCAGAATCTTCAACACCGAACTACCAACCTATTTTCTGAACTGTATGCTGACTTGGTGTCATAGTTGCTTTGAGAAGCCCAATCTCTATTCAGTATCAGCAATGGATGCATTTCATGGTATAATTAATAGAAACACGGCATTAGTCATGCGCAAGAAGTTCCCACGTAGAACAACACGACTGAGAGGTTGTATTGCGAAAGCAGTGTCTCGTGGCCCTCTACAGAAAGGAGTCCGACTTCTAATGTGGGAGATCCTACAATTTTTCCCCAGGGATGACTAA